A section of the Leptospira kobayashii genome encodes:
- a CDS encoding citrate synthase, producing MSEKAILKIDGKEYELPVVIGSENEKAVDITKLRQLSGYVTIDSGYLNTGACTSAITFLDGEQGILRYRGIPIEDLAAKSTFTEVAYLLIHGKLPNPAELKSWNESITMHTMIHEDLKRLFNGFPKDGHPMAIMSCMMGCLSTYYQDSYDPMNEEHRAISIIRLLAKFPTIAAFAYKKSLGQPTIHPLNNLDYASNFLNMMFAVPAEEYVIDPEIVSALNLLLILHADHEQNCSTSTVRLVGSSLANLYGAISAGILALWGPRHGGANQEVLEMLEGIKKSGLSVKKIVEQAKDKNSSFRLNGFGHRVYKNFDPRAKIIKVACDKVLNKLGIKDPLLDIAKELEEAALNDPYFVERKLYPNVDFYSGIIYRALGIPTNMFTVMFAMGRLPGWIAQWKEMIEDPNMKIGRPRQIYTGAVETPYDIAKKNA from the coding sequence ATGTCGGAAAAGGCAATTCTGAAAATAGATGGTAAGGAGTACGAACTCCCCGTAGTCATTGGTTCCGAAAACGAAAAAGCAGTCGATATCACAAAGCTCCGCCAGTTGAGTGGTTATGTTACGATTGACAGCGGTTATCTGAACACCGGTGCTTGTACAAGTGCAATCACATTCCTAGATGGAGAACAAGGGATTTTGCGTTATCGCGGAATTCCGATTGAAGACCTTGCCGCAAAATCGACGTTCACCGAAGTAGCTTATCTTTTAATCCACGGAAAACTCCCTAATCCGGCAGAACTAAAGTCTTGGAATGAATCCATTACAATGCATACGATGATCCATGAGGATCTCAAACGTTTGTTCAACGGATTCCCTAAAGACGGTCACCCTATGGCGATCATGTCCTGTATGATGGGATGTTTATCCACTTATTACCAGGATTCTTATGATCCGATGAATGAGGAACATAGAGCGATTTCCATCATTCGCCTACTTGCTAAATTCCCGACCATTGCTGCTTTCGCTTACAAAAAGTCCTTAGGTCAGCCTACGATTCATCCTTTGAACAATTTGGACTACGCCAGTAATTTCCTTAACATGATGTTTGCGGTTCCTGCGGAAGAATACGTAATCGATCCTGAAATCGTATCCGCATTGAACCTACTCTTGATTCTTCACGCGGATCACGAACAAAACTGTTCTACATCTACTGTTCGTTTGGTGGGATCTTCTCTTGCCAACCTTTACGGCGCCATTTCCGCAGGTATTCTTGCTCTTTGGGGACCACGTCACGGTGGGGCCAATCAGGAAGTATTGGAGATGTTGGAAGGAATCAAAAAGTCAGGACTCAGTGTTAAAAAAATTGTCGAGCAAGCGAAAGACAAAAACTCTTCTTTCCGACTCAACGGATTCGGTCACAGAGTTTATAAAAATTTCGACCCTCGTGCAAAAATCATCAAAGTTGCTTGCGACAAAGTTCTGAACAAATTGGGAATCAAAGATCCTCTTCTGGACATTGCAAAAGAATTGGAAGAAGCAGCTCTCAACGATCCATACTTTGTAGAAAGAAAGCTGTATCCGAATGTGGATTTTTATTCAGGTATCATATACCGTGCACTCGGAATACCTACAAACATGTTCACCGTTATGTTTGCTATGGGAAGATTGCCGGGCTGGATTGCTCAATGGAAAGAAATGATCGAAGACCCAAATATGAAGATTGGCCGTCCTCGCCAAATCTACACTGGGGCAGTAGAAACTCCTTACGATATAGCGAAAAAGAACGCTTAA